A part of Variovorax sp. HW608 genomic DNA contains:
- a CDS encoding adenylate/guanylate cyclase domain-containing protein — MNPHILVVDDVPSNVKLLTDILTARGYRTTTATSGEQAMASLAADPPDLVLLDVMMPGMNGYDVCRAIRADPHFAVLPVVLVTALDPERERVNGLNAGADDFLSKPIHQAELMARVRSLLRVKSLYDEVQRQRTELQAWNTTLEQRVAESVQQLERVGRLKRFFSPQLAEAILAGGADDPLRSHRREITVVFLDLRGFTAFTETADPEEVMAVLAQYHAAMGRLVVEHQGTLERFSGDGMMIFFNDPQPVPDAPVRALRMAVRMQREMAALRSQWSRRGYDLHMGVGIAQGFATLGGIGFDGRIDYGAIGTVTNLAARLCGEAAGGEILISQRVRGALQDIAPDGEWRFEEAGELELKGFQRKVPAWRVVPITG; from the coding sequence ATGAATCCGCACATCCTCGTCGTGGACGACGTACCCAGCAACGTCAAGCTCTTGACCGACATCCTCACCGCGCGCGGCTACCGCACGACCACCGCGACATCCGGAGAACAGGCGATGGCGAGCCTCGCGGCCGACCCGCCGGACCTGGTGCTGCTCGACGTGATGATGCCGGGCATGAACGGCTACGACGTGTGCCGCGCGATCCGGGCCGATCCCCATTTCGCGGTGCTGCCGGTGGTGCTGGTCACCGCGCTCGACCCGGAGCGCGAGCGCGTCAACGGGCTGAACGCGGGCGCGGACGATTTCCTCTCCAAGCCGATCCACCAGGCCGAGCTGATGGCGCGCGTGCGATCGCTCTTGCGCGTGAAGTCGCTCTACGACGAGGTGCAGCGCCAGCGCACCGAGCTGCAGGCCTGGAACACCACGCTCGAACAGCGCGTCGCCGAAAGCGTGCAGCAGCTCGAACGGGTGGGCCGGCTCAAGCGCTTCTTCTCGCCGCAGCTCGCGGAGGCGATCCTTGCCGGCGGCGCGGACGATCCGCTCAGGAGCCACCGGCGCGAGATCACCGTGGTGTTCCTCGATCTGCGCGGCTTCACCGCCTTCACCGAAACCGCCGACCCCGAGGAAGTGATGGCGGTGCTCGCGCAATACCACGCGGCGATGGGCCGGCTCGTGGTCGAGCACCAGGGCACGCTGGAGCGCTTCTCGGGCGACGGCATGATGATCTTCTTCAACGACCCGCAGCCGGTGCCCGATGCGCCGGTGCGCGCCCTGCGCATGGCGGTGCGGATGCAGCGCGAGATGGCGGCGCTGCGCAGCCAGTGGAGCCGCCGGGGCTACGACCTGCACATGGGCGTCGGCATCGCGCAGGGCTTCGCGACGCTCGGCGGCATCGGCTTCGACGGCCGCATCGACTACGGCGCGATCGGCACCGTGACCAATCTCGCGGCACGCCTGTGCGGCGAGGCGGCGGGCGGCGAGATCCTGATCTCGCAGCGCGTGCGGGGCGCGCTGCAGGACATCGCGCCCGACGGCGAATGGCGCTTCGAGGAGGCCGGCGAGCTGGAACTCAAGGGCTTCCAGCGCAAGGTGCCGGCCTGGCGGGTGGTGCCGATCACGGGCTGA